A part of Corvus hawaiiensis isolate bCorHaw1 chromosome 25, bCorHaw1.pri.cur, whole genome shotgun sequence genomic DNA contains:
- the ANKK1 gene encoding ankyrin repeat and protein kinase domain-containing protein 1 — protein MSAERGRQLGSLTVFNKEDFEDDWVRVASGGFGHVYQVKHRRWRTVYAVKCSPYLLQDSSTDRTSMNCLMEEASKMEKIKFQHIVTIYGVCNSPLGIVMEYMARGSLERILPTHRMSWQLKFRVIHEMGLAMNFLHSMSPPLLHLDLKPGNVLLDGNMHVKISDFGLSKWMEQSSRMQYIESSALRGTLSYIPPEMFLQNSKPPGIKYDVYSFGIVIWEVLMQKKPYAGANMMAIIVKVAAGKRPGLELVRDDWPGECHQMVDLMKRCWDQDPKQRPSFADIPVETDVLLALIQSLVLDPENERLVRKMSHKPAISRSQQSDKEEFPFPRDTRSGGKDNQEVPVPPPCREAGSPEEMVPEELCRVHENGLTLLHLMVMQGNVGKVRFLLSCRASVNSPAGCGCTPLLMAVQRRLPEICSILIEHGADVNAPDEDGWTPLHFAAQHGDDRTVRLLLDHQARVNAQEHDGWTPLHLAAQNNFENVARVLLSRQADSNTQEVDGKTALHVAACFGHIGLVKLLASQGADLERKQKNLRTPLHVAVERGKFRVVHYLLKNGISVNSLDQNHYSALHLAVVRGKYLICEKLIKYGANVELRTDKGWTPLHLASFKGHIEIIRLLKGSRARLDAKGSMDWTPLHLATRYGDEPVVSELLRCGADPNTAERSHWAPLHFAVLRGSFLSVINLLECQADVNARNKVGWTPLHLAVLKGNMAIIKTLLKAGALLDVEDITGCTALQLAVRHQRENIITLLQGKENKPGNRTLNDAKIPRPRLIPGRTDL, from the exons ATGAgtgcggagcggggccggcagcTGGGCAGCCTAACCGTGTTCAACAAGGAGGATTTTGAGGATGACTGGGTCCGAGTGGCCAGTGGAGGCTTTGGCCACGTGTACCAGGTGAAGCACAGGAGGTGGAGGACGGTCTATGCAGTGAAGTGCTCCCCGTACCTGCTGCAGGACTCCAGCACGGACAG GACCAGCATGAACTGTCTAATGGAGGAGGCAAGCAAGATGGAGAAAATCAAATTCCAGCACATCGTCACCATCTACGGGGTGTGCAACAGCCCTCTGGGGATAGTGATGGAATATATGGCCAGGGGGTCCTTGGAGAGGATCCTTCCCACTCACAGAATGTCCTGGCAGCTGAAATTCCGGGTGATCCATGAGATGGGCTTGGCCATGAATTTCCTGCACAGCATGAGCCCTCCTCTGCTGCACTTGGATCTGAAGCCAGGGAACGTCCTCCTGGATGGGAATATGCACGTCAAG ATCTCGGACTTTGGGCTGTCCAAGTGGATGGAGCAATCCAGCAGGATGCAGTACATCGAGAGCTCAGCTCTGAGGGGCACTCTGAGCTACATCCCCCCCGAAATGTTCCTGCAGAACAGCAAACCCCCGGGGATCAAGTACGATGTGTACAG cttcGGGATCGTCATCTGGGAGGTCCTTATGCAGAAGAAACCTTACGCAG GGGCCAACATGATGGCCATCATAGTGAAGGTGGCAGCGGGCAAGAGGCCGGGGCTGGAGCTCGTCAGGGACGACTGGCCCGGGGAGTGCCACCAGATGGTCGACCTGATGAAGAGGTGCTGGGACCAAGACCCCAAGCAGAGGCCAAGCTTTGCAG atATCCCTGTGGAGACAGACGTGCTGCTGGCACTGATCCAGAGCCTGGTGCTGGACCCGGAGAACGAGCGCCTTGTCAGGAAGATGTCCCACAAaccagccatctccaggagccAGCAG AGTGACAAAGAGGAGTTCCCCTTCCCCCGAGACACCAGGAGTGGGG GAAAGGATAACCAGGAGGTTCCTGTCCCACCTCCGTGCAGGGAGGCTGGGAGCCCCGAGGAGATGGTGCCCGAGGAGCTCTGCAGGGTGCACGAGAACGGCCTGACCCTGCTGCACCTCATGGTGATGCAGGGCAACGTGGGCAAGGTGCGcttcctgctgagctgcagggcCAGCGTGAACAGCCCGGCGGGCTGCGGCTGCACCCCGCTGCTCATGGCCGTGCAGAGGCGGCTCCCGGAGATCTGCTCCATCCTCATCGAGCACGGGGCCGACGTCAACGCGCCCGACGAGGACGGCTGGACCCCGCTGCACTTCGCCGCCCAGCACGGCGATGACAGGACCGTGCGGCTACTGCTGGACCACCAGGCCCGCGTCAACGCCCAGGAGCACGACGGCTGGACCCCGCTGCACCTGGCGGCCCAGAACAACTTCGAGAACGTGGCACGGGTGCTGCTGTCCCGCCAGGCCGACTCCAACACGCAGGAGGTGGACGGCAAGACCGCCCTGCACGTGGCCGCCTGCTTCGGGCACATCGGCCTGGTCAAGCTGCTGGCCAGCCAGGGAGCCGACCTGGAGAGGAAGCAGAAGAACCTCAGGACCCCGCTGCACGTGGCTGTGGAGAGGGGCAAGTTCAGGGTGGTGCATTATCTGCTGAAGAACGGGATCTCTGTCAACAGCCTGGACCAGAACCACTACAGCGCCCTGCACCTGGCCGTGGTGAGGGGCAAGTACCTGATCTGCGAGAAACTCATCAAATACGGGGCCAACGTGGAGCTGAGGACGGACAAAGGCTGGACCCCCCTGCACCTGGCCTCCTTCAAGGGGCACATTGAGATCATCCGGCTGCTGAAGGGCAGCCGCGCCCGGCTGGACGCCAAGGGCAGCATGGACTGGACCCCCCTGCACCTGGCCACGCGCTACGGGGACGAGCCGGTGGTCAGCGAGCTGCTGCGCTGCGGGGCCGACCCCAACACGGCCGAGAGGTCCCACTGGGCCCCCCTGCACTTCGCAGTGCTCAGGGGCTCCTTCCTCAGCGTCATCAACCTCCTGGAGTGCCAGGCCGACGTCAATGCCAGGAACAAGGTGGGCTGGACGCCGCTGCACCTCGCCGTCCTCAAGGGCAACATGGCCATCATCAAGACCCTGCTCAAGGCAGGGGCTCTGCTGGACGTGGAGGACATCACCGGGTGCACggccctgcagctggcagtgaGGCACCAGCGGGAGAACATCAtcaccctgctccagggcaaGGAGAACAAAcctgggaacaggactctgaaTGATGCCAAGATTCCAAGACCCAGACTTATCCCAGGAAGGACAGATTTGTAA